The following coding sequences lie in one Microvirga sp. 17 mud 1-3 genomic window:
- a CDS encoding tetratricopeptide repeat protein: MRREQLCALFWQDRPEPQARGSLRQCLTAARRALAGLGGEIKLDSDATLCRLAGPADAIDLWQFDHLTRRSDPEDLTVAADLYAGDVLAGTSGPEPFEQWAQPIQRAYRRTALHLAEKLSGLAVPGNSAAAIACEHLANRLLAQDSTAEEAHRALIRLHMRAGHPNRARRQFKLCREALHRELGTSPEEETVALLAGDHVHVPDPATLPPAQEAPTRRTSIAVLPFRNLSADQAEEYFVDGVVDEVIAALSRVRGLMVVGRNSSFAFRGVERGPKQIAADLGVRYILMGSVRKSGSRVRATAELIDGSDGGNVWADRFDGDVADVFDLQDSLTEAIVGAILPSIRSSEIDRARRKRPDSMDAYDCVMRAMPAVWSNAQDTAQEALDLLERAIAMDPGYALAKSLAAWIRIQHVIYLRSADPQKDRERAFDLAEEAASLDRDDPLVLTTLSAAHTLTGNLDRAAAFIEEALRRDPNSAWAWQRSGWILTYKGLSDPAIDHFERGLRISPFDPINFNSYVGIGTAHFAAGRYDRAAAFIQKGVDVQPDALWAHRILAPSLAQAGRLDEARQSAKLLLSRYPQFTIAAHMRNPLFQTPFLPRIVEGLQLAGLPMGEL; encoded by the coding sequence ATGCGGCGCGAGCAGCTCTGCGCCCTGTTCTGGCAGGACCGGCCTGAGCCGCAAGCGCGCGGCAGCCTGCGCCAGTGCCTCACTGCGGCGCGGCGGGCCTTGGCCGGACTGGGCGGCGAAATCAAGCTGGACAGCGATGCCACGCTTTGCAGGCTTGCAGGCCCGGCTGACGCGATTGATCTCTGGCAGTTCGACCATCTCACCAGGCGCAGCGATCCAGAAGACCTGACGGTCGCGGCCGATCTCTACGCCGGAGACGTGCTTGCTGGGACAAGCGGGCCCGAGCCGTTCGAGCAATGGGCGCAGCCGATCCAGAGAGCATATCGGCGGACGGCGCTCCACCTCGCCGAGAAGCTGAGCGGGTTGGCCGTTCCTGGCAACTCTGCGGCGGCCATCGCCTGCGAGCACTTGGCGAACCGACTGCTGGCGCAGGACAGCACAGCCGAGGAGGCCCACAGGGCACTGATCCGGCTCCACATGCGCGCAGGTCACCCCAACCGCGCTCGCCGGCAGTTCAAGCTCTGCCGTGAAGCGCTGCATCGTGAACTCGGCACCTCGCCAGAGGAGGAAACCGTCGCGCTCCTGGCTGGCGACCACGTTCATGTCCCGGATCCGGCGACGCTTCCGCCCGCCCAGGAGGCACCTACGAGGCGAACGTCCATTGCGGTTCTGCCGTTCCGCAATCTCAGTGCAGACCAAGCCGAAGAGTATTTCGTCGATGGGGTCGTCGACGAGGTTATTGCCGCCTTGTCGCGCGTGCGCGGCCTGATGGTCGTCGGCCGGAATTCCAGCTTCGCTTTCCGTGGCGTCGAACGCGGGCCTAAGCAGATCGCGGCGGATCTGGGGGTTCGCTATATCCTCATGGGGAGCGTCAGGAAGTCCGGATCGCGCGTACGGGCCACGGCTGAACTGATCGACGGATCGGATGGCGGGAATGTCTGGGCCGATCGGTTCGACGGTGACGTTGCGGATGTGTTCGACCTCCAGGATAGTCTCACCGAAGCCATCGTCGGAGCGATCCTCCCGAGCATCCGCTCATCGGAAATCGATCGTGCGCGGCGCAAGCGCCCTGACAGCATGGATGCCTATGATTGCGTCATGCGGGCGATGCCGGCGGTGTGGTCCAATGCGCAGGACACTGCCCAGGAAGCCCTTGACCTGCTGGAACGAGCGATCGCGATGGACCCGGGCTATGCCCTCGCCAAGTCCCTTGCGGCCTGGATCCGTATCCAGCACGTCATCTATCTCCGGTCCGCCGACCCGCAGAAAGATCGAGAGAGGGCATTTGATCTGGCCGAAGAGGCGGCCAGCCTGGACAGGGATGATCCGCTCGTGCTGACGACGCTGAGCGCCGCCCACACCCTGACGGGAAATCTCGATCGTGCAGCCGCCTTCATCGAGGAGGCGCTGCGGCGGGACCCGAACTCAGCCTGGGCCTGGCAGCGAAGTGGCTGGATCCTCACCTATAAGGGCCTCTCGGACCCGGCGATTGATCACTTTGAGCGAGGGCTGCGGATCAGCCCGTTCGATCCGATTAACTTCAACTCTTATGTGGGGATCGGCACGGCGCACTTTGCCGCCGGGCGCTATGACCGCGCGGCGGCTTTCATCCAAAAGGGCGTTGACGTGCAGCCGGACGCATTGTGGGCCCACCGGATCCTGGCGCCGTCCCTGGCCCAAGCCGGACGGCTGGATGAGGCCCGCCAATCGGCCAAGCTCCTTTTGAGTCGTTATCCTCAGTTCACGATCGCGGCGCATATGCGCAATCCGCTGTTCCAAACACCCTTCCTGCCGAGGATCGTCGAAGGCCTGCAATTGGCTGGGCTGCCTATGGGAGAGCTGTAA
- a CDS encoding DUF1127 domain-containing protein, translated as MIQSPLVATVSSPKVQFDAERYFARVVRWFRQWWIARRTRRFVAELTNEQLADTGIDPSLVIGPISVQIVEQGYHTKIAGWR; from the coding sequence ATGATCCAGAGCCCGCTTGTTGCCACGGTTTCGTCCCCAAAGGTGCAGTTCGATGCCGAGCGCTACTTCGCGAGGGTTGTCCGGTGGTTCCGGCAGTGGTGGATTGCCCGCAGGACCCGCCGGTTCGTCGCCGAGCTGACGAACGAGCAACTCGCCGATACCGGCATCGATCCGAGCCTGGTGATCGGACCGATATCCGTCCAAATCGTGGAGCAGGGTTACCACACCAAAATAGCCGGCTGGCGCTGA
- a CDS encoding flagellar hook protein FlgE has translation MNAQSSKLSTISDNIANQNTTGYKRASTEFATFVAASGHGAYDSGSVTTNVRYSISQQGAKQYTTSAFDLMIDGNGYFPVADAGGGIAYTRAGSFVPIVRLVETEAGTKQAVTRLINPAGFELLGQKLNADGSSSGSAALVPIELPSGELKPNVSRSGIFKANLPASTSVRSPWTPPAGTLPAEGTYDIKTSIVTYDPLGTKVTLDVYLAKTGTNEWQVAVYDRGSTSRPVSLLGTSTLAFDPMTGKGSGGSLSFGIPHATETGATFPFTLDLASMQQVDAPYTVNKAEADGNAASSLEGFEVSTDGILYEVYADGTRNPSYKIQLASFQSPDQLSTEPGNVYRETQQSGGVKYGTAGSAGYGSVNSGALEASNVDLGTELAEMIQSQSAYTANSKVFQTGSELLDVLVNLKR, from the coding sequence ATGAATGCTCAGTCTTCCAAGCTGTCGACGATCTCTGACAATATCGCCAACCAAAACACCACGGGCTACAAGCGCGCCTCAACCGAATTCGCAACATTTGTGGCCGCGAGCGGCCATGGCGCCTATGATTCCGGTTCCGTCACGACTAACGTCAGGTACAGCATCAGCCAACAAGGGGCCAAGCAGTACACGACGTCCGCGTTCGATCTCATGATCGACGGGAATGGGTATTTCCCTGTGGCGGATGCAGGAGGGGGCATCGCCTACACACGCGCAGGCTCCTTTGTGCCGATTGTTCGACTGGTTGAGACAGAGGCCGGCACGAAGCAGGCCGTTACACGTCTGATCAACCCGGCCGGATTTGAGTTGCTGGGGCAGAAACTCAATGCGGATGGATCCTCCAGCGGGTCGGCAGCTCTCGTGCCGATCGAACTGCCATCGGGTGAGCTGAAACCGAATGTCTCCAGAAGCGGTATTTTCAAGGCTAACCTGCCGGCCAGCACAAGCGTCCGCTCGCCCTGGACACCCCCAGCTGGCACTCTCCCTGCAGAAGGGACCTACGATATCAAAACAAGCATCGTGACCTATGATCCCTTGGGAACGAAGGTCACCCTCGATGTTTATCTTGCAAAGACGGGCACCAACGAGTGGCAAGTGGCCGTCTACGATCGCGGCAGCACATCCCGCCCGGTCAGCCTTCTCGGAACGAGCACGCTCGCCTTCGACCCAATGACTGGAAAAGGTTCCGGGGGATCGCTGTCATTTGGAATCCCCCATGCGACCGAAACTGGAGCGACCTTTCCTTTCACCCTCGATCTGGCGAGCATGCAGCAGGTCGATGCTCCCTACACGGTCAACAAGGCCGAAGCGGATGGAAACGCTGCGAGCTCACTAGAAGGCTTCGAAGTATCAACGGATGGGATCCTGTATGAGGTTTACGCGGATGGAACGCGCAATCCGTCGTACAAGATCCAGCTCGCCAGCTTTCAGAGCCCTGACCAGCTGAGCACCGAGCCAGGCAACGTCTACCGGGAAACGCAGCAATCAGGGGGCGTTAAATACGGCACGGCGGGAAGCGCCGGCTATGGAAGCGTGAACTCGGGAGCTCTCGAAGCATCGAACGTTGATCTCGGCACTGAGCTCGCGGAGATGATTCAGTCCCAGAGCGCCTACACGGCGAACTCGAAGGTCTTCCAGACCGGATCGGAACTCCTAGACGTCCTTGTCAACCTTAAGCGCTGA
- a CDS encoding winged helix-turn-helix domain-containing tetratricopeptide repeat protein — MQFTFGSCSLDPDRRELTRGSDTIALGPRAFDLLLYLVQHSERVVSKQELLHAIWGGRIVSESTMTSHVNAVRNAIGDSGSEQRLVRTVARKGFRFVADVRVTDHPNQTGITGQDRTAPKTSPSPAPKVDDRPSIAVMPFLNLSADPAQEYFADGVVEDIIAALSRLGWLFVIARNSSFTYKGRAVDATQVGRDLGVRYLLVGSVRKAEDRVRITGQLIEAATGLTVWAERFESSLNDIFQVQDEVVASVVGTIVPQLERAEMERACRKPAECLNAYDYYLRGLARFHQGTKEAISQALPLFFRVIELDPDYAAGYGMAAWCHVWRKLNGWLADPAREAAEGASLAHRAIELGWHDPVALTRGGHALGHFGGDLDGCIALLDRALVLNPNLLAAWYLSGFQRITRGEPDDAIKRFAKGMRLSPLDPEMPRMQAGTALAHMLAGNYDHASSWASKALKELPSFALAVGVLAASDALAGRRREAQRTLRDLRQLNPSLRISNIGDWVQFRRPADLNILAEGLRRSGLPD, encoded by the coding sequence ATGCAATTCACTTTCGGCAGCTGCAGCCTCGATCCGGATCGGCGCGAGCTCACCAGAGGATCCGATACGATCGCGCTGGGACCCAGGGCATTCGACCTGCTGCTCTATCTGGTTCAACACAGCGAACGCGTCGTCAGCAAGCAAGAACTGCTGCACGCGATCTGGGGCGGGCGGATCGTCTCAGAGTCGACGATGACGAGCCATGTCAACGCCGTGCGGAACGCCATTGGCGACAGCGGGTCGGAGCAGCGCCTGGTGCGTACCGTCGCCCGAAAGGGATTCCGGTTCGTTGCCGACGTCCGGGTGACAGACCATCCGAACCAAACTGGCATAACCGGCCAGGATCGTACGGCGCCGAAAACGTCGCCATCACCCGCACCGAAGGTCGACGACCGACCGTCTATTGCCGTCATGCCTTTCCTGAACCTGAGCGCGGATCCCGCGCAGGAGTACTTCGCCGACGGCGTCGTAGAGGATATCATCGCAGCTTTGTCGCGGCTAGGTTGGCTATTCGTCATCGCGCGCAACTCGAGCTTCACATACAAGGGCCGTGCGGTCGACGCAACTCAGGTCGGCCGTGACCTAGGGGTCCGGTATCTGTTGGTGGGCAGCGTACGCAAGGCCGAGGATCGTGTGCGCATCACAGGTCAATTGATCGAGGCGGCCACCGGGCTTACCGTGTGGGCTGAACGCTTTGAATCCTCGCTCAACGACATCTTCCAAGTGCAGGACGAGGTCGTAGCCAGTGTTGTCGGTACAATCGTTCCTCAACTGGAGCGAGCTGAGATGGAGCGTGCCTGCCGCAAGCCGGCTGAGTGCCTCAACGCTTATGATTACTATCTGCGCGGCTTGGCGAGGTTCCACCAAGGAACTAAGGAGGCCATCAGCCAGGCCCTGCCTCTGTTTTTCAGAGTGATCGAGCTCGACCCGGATTATGCGGCCGGTTATGGCATGGCAGCGTGGTGCCATGTATGGCGCAAGCTCAACGGCTGGTTGGCTGATCCCGCGCGGGAGGCGGCCGAGGGCGCCAGTTTGGCCCACCGAGCCATTGAGCTTGGGTGGCATGACCCAGTCGCCTTAACGCGCGGCGGTCACGCACTTGGCCACTTTGGAGGCGACCTCGACGGTTGCATAGCTTTGCTCGACCGCGCACTGGTGCTCAATCCCAACCTCCTGGCTGCGTGGTATCTCAGCGGGTTTCAGAGAATCACCCGCGGAGAGCCAGACGATGCCATCAAGCGCTTTGCGAAAGGAATGCGACTGAGCCCATTGGACCCCGAGATGCCTCGTATGCAGGCCGGAACGGCACTGGCCCATATGTTGGCCGGGAACTATGATCATGCGTCATCATGGGCCAGCAAAGCGCTGAAAGAATTGCCGTCCTTCGCCCTCGCAGTTGGAGTTCTTGCCGCCAGTGATGCACTTGCCGGTCGAAGGCGTGAGGCACAGCGCACCCTTCGCGATTTGCGCCAACTGAATCCTTCCCTGCGTATCTCGAATATCGGTGACTGGGTGCAGTTCCGGCGGCCGGCGGACCTCAACATTTTGGCAGAGGGGTTGCGGAGATCGGGTCTGCCGGATTAG
- a CDS encoding cyclic nucleotide-binding domain-containing protein: MSITTVLADPAVQLFSLGITGIVVWHLIPRALANERMLAQLAIFSVMTFVLVHAHLAPLTYADGGTQDANAILLTSAKILWWVHLAWAIIGIVRLYLVLNGRPREARLIQDLIVGVVYLGMGLSVLAFVFGAPIGTLVATSGVVAIILGLALQNTLSDVFSGIALTLGRPYALGDWIHLSDGTEGRVIESTWRSTQVLTAESNIVVLPNSVLAKLCLTNVSRPTEMHRMSVIVRIAPTRMPSVACDVMRVVLASSSEALKEPAPLVSLRTLDAAALEIELQFWVAGISKRIAAKNEIFDLVYRHCKSRGLLLATPSDALVAVRELPTEESAVLPPVTPLQLIKALPIFQSLGLDEKKALAEAAVVREFSSGEVIACLNKPATNLTIVRSGVVSIRRDHKELRRLAPGDYYGGSGLFTDTEEDCTLEALEDVIVYEIKQQALATLLAERPALARILTSALSRQWQRSSPNSDQTTSGTHGSRALLSAIQSIFRS, encoded by the coding sequence ATGTCAATTACCACGGTCCTTGCCGATCCAGCCGTGCAGTTGTTCTCGCTTGGTATCACCGGTATCGTCGTATGGCATCTGATTCCGCGGGCGCTCGCGAATGAAAGAATGCTTGCTCAGCTTGCCATCTTTAGCGTTATGACGTTTGTTCTCGTCCACGCGCATCTCGCGCCACTGACCTATGCTGATGGTGGCACGCAGGACGCGAATGCAATACTGTTAACGTCCGCTAAAATACTATGGTGGGTGCATCTCGCATGGGCCATCATCGGAATCGTTCGCCTCTATCTTGTTCTCAATGGAAGGCCGCGCGAGGCACGCCTCATCCAAGACTTGATCGTCGGCGTCGTCTATCTTGGCATGGGCCTTTCTGTACTTGCCTTCGTTTTCGGGGCCCCGATCGGAACACTAGTGGCGACGTCTGGCGTTGTCGCGATCATTCTCGGCCTTGCTCTCCAGAATACGCTGAGCGATGTCTTCTCTGGGATCGCTCTAACCCTTGGTCGCCCCTACGCCTTGGGGGACTGGATACACCTCAGCGACGGTACGGAAGGGCGGGTTATCGAAAGCACATGGCGGTCGACCCAGGTTCTGACTGCCGAGAGCAACATCGTCGTTCTGCCGAACAGCGTCCTGGCGAAGCTCTGTCTCACAAACGTGAGCCGTCCAACTGAGATGCACAGAATGAGCGTAATCGTCAGGATTGCGCCGACCCGCATGCCGTCTGTCGCGTGCGATGTAATGAGGGTCGTTCTCGCGAGTTCCAGTGAGGCCCTTAAGGAGCCGGCCCCTCTCGTGTCTCTAAGGACATTGGACGCTGCCGCACTTGAGATTGAACTGCAGTTTTGGGTAGCAGGCATTTCCAAACGCATCGCTGCAAAGAACGAAATATTCGATCTCGTCTACCGCCATTGTAAGTCGCGCGGCCTGCTTCTTGCCACACCATCCGATGCTCTCGTGGCTGTACGTGAGCTCCCAACCGAAGAAAGTGCTGTGCTACCGCCTGTAACACCTCTCCAGCTCATAAAGGCCCTCCCGATTTTCCAATCCCTGGGTCTCGATGAAAAGAAAGCTCTGGCGGAGGCTGCAGTCGTTCGTGAGTTCAGTTCGGGCGAGGTGATCGCTTGTCTGAATAAGCCAGCCACCAACCTGACGATCGTGCGCTCCGGCGTCGTTTCAATCCGCAGAGATCACAAGGAACTCCGCCGTTTGGCGCCGGGCGACTATTATGGGGGAAGCGGTTTGTTCACGGATACCGAAGAGGATTGCACCTTGGAGGCACTAGAGGACGTCATCGTTTATGAAATCAAACAGCAAGCATTGGCTACTTTACTTGCAGAACGTCCCGCTCTGGCGCGGATCCTGACAAGCGCTCTGTCCCGGCAATGGCAGCGATCTTCCCCGAATTCAGATCAGACGACATCGGGCACCCACGGCAGTCGGGCTCTACTCAGCGCGATCCAATCGATCTTTCGTAGCTAG
- a CDS encoding SDR family oxidoreductase — protein sequence MRIVVVGGTGFIGSRLVTMLRKHSLDVLVASPSAGVNTITGEGLSVVLNDAQVVVDVSNSPTLQDDAALRFFDASSRHILAAAEAAGVKHYIALSVVGTDRLPESGYFRAKMAQENLIRVSHLPYTILRATPFFEYITGIVENAADGDVLRLSPAPIQPIAADDVVAALLDITLSHPQNRELEIVGPDRFRLNELAEQILTANEDPRTVIADEKALYFGAVLREDTLVPGDHPRFAPTRFEDWIRLYIAQALVPAF from the coding sequence ATGAGGATTGTTGTGGTAGGTGGAACTGGGTTCATCGGATCGCGCCTCGTGACGATGCTGCGCAAGCACAGCCTGGACGTGCTTGTTGCCTCGCCATCGGCGGGGGTCAACACAATCACCGGCGAAGGGCTGTCTGTCGTGCTGAACGATGCTCAGGTCGTGGTAGATGTCTCGAACTCGCCCACGTTACAGGATGATGCCGCACTTCGATTCTTCGATGCGTCTAGCCGACATATCCTGGCCGCTGCAGAAGCTGCAGGTGTGAAGCATTACATCGCACTGTCCGTCGTCGGGACGGATCGCTTGCCTGAGAGCGGTTACTTCAGGGCCAAGATGGCGCAGGAGAACCTGATCCGCGTGTCGCATCTACCCTATACAATTCTGAGAGCGACGCCGTTCTTCGAGTACATCACCGGGATTGTCGAAAACGCGGCTGATGGAGATGTTCTTCGTCTTTCTCCGGCCCCAATCCAACCCATCGCGGCCGACGATGTGGTGGCGGCATTGCTGGATATCACGTTAAGCCACCCGCAGAACCGCGAACTCGAAATCGTCGGGCCAGATCGGTTCCGCCTCAACGAACTCGCAGAGCAAATCCTCACCGCGAACGAGGATCCTCGGACGGTAATCGCGGATGAGAAGGCTTTGTACTTCGGAGCCGTCCTGAGGGAGGATACCTTGGTCCCGGGTGATCATCCACGATTCGCGCCGACGCGGTTCGAGGACTGGATCAGGCTGTACATTGCTCAGGCGCTGGTCCCTGCCTTCTGA
- a CDS encoding cytochrome b/b6: protein MKDFGTYTPRSRFERWTDARLPVIRFAHDTAVSYPVPRNLNYFWTFGGILTLMLASQIATGIFLAMHYVPNTALAFESVERIMRDVNYGWLIRYLHANGASMFFMAVYIHIFRGLYYGSYKAPREIIWVLGITNLLIMMAAAFLGYVLPWGQMSFWGATVITNLFSAIPIVGDSIVSYLWGGYSVGNPTLNRFFSLHYLLPFMLVGTVTLHIWALHHVGQNNPTGVEITDFKTDTVPFTPYATVKDIFAIVSFMVFFSYWTFLMPNYLGHADNYIPANPAVTPAHIVPEWYFLPFYAILRAIPNKLGGVIALGAAILLVAFLPWLDTSKVRSMRYRPIGRSLLWIFAAAFIGLGYLGSMPAEGGYVIAARILTALYFGYFVALPVAGLLERPLALPLSISESVFAGRSIKDCTSLPLDGSVEEMIKPKVSQTAG, encoded by the coding sequence ATGAAAGATTTTGGCACTTATACGCCAAGGAGCCGGTTCGAGCGTTGGACCGATGCGAGGCTGCCCGTCATTCGTTTCGCCCATGACACGGCCGTGTCATATCCTGTCCCGCGAAATCTGAACTACTTTTGGACGTTCGGAGGAATTCTCACATTGATGCTGGCCTCGCAGATCGCGACCGGCATCTTCCTCGCGATGCACTATGTCCCGAATACTGCCTTAGCGTTCGAGTCGGTCGAGCGCATCATGCGCGACGTGAACTACGGCTGGCTCATCCGGTACCTGCACGCCAACGGCGCGTCGATGTTCTTCATGGCGGTGTACATCCATATTTTTCGTGGCTTGTACTACGGATCCTATAAAGCGCCCCGAGAGATCATCTGGGTTCTGGGCATCACGAACCTCCTGATCATGATGGCCGCCGCTTTCCTAGGCTATGTCCTGCCCTGGGGACAGATGTCCTTCTGGGGTGCCACCGTCATCACAAATCTTTTCTCGGCAATCCCGATCGTCGGCGATTCCATCGTGAGCTACCTCTGGGGTGGCTATTCGGTAGGCAACCCAACCCTGAACCGATTCTTTTCGCTTCATTACCTTTTGCCGTTCATGCTGGTCGGCACCGTCACATTGCACATCTGGGCGCTTCACCATGTCGGGCAGAACAACCCGACTGGGGTCGAGATTACCGATTTCAAGACGGATACGGTGCCCTTCACGCCATATGCCACGGTCAAGGACATCTTCGCCATTGTCTCCTTCATGGTCTTTTTTAGTTACTGGACATTCCTCATGCCGAACTACCTCGGCCATGCGGACAACTACATTCCGGCGAACCCGGCCGTGACGCCCGCGCACATTGTTCCGGAATGGTACTTCTTGCCGTTCTATGCGATCCTGCGTGCCATTCCCAACAAGCTCGGCGGTGTCATCGCCTTGGGCGCAGCGATCCTCCTCGTGGCATTCCTGCCTTGGCTCGACACGTCCAAGGTGCGTTCGATGCGCTATCGTCCGATCGGGCGGTCGTTGCTCTGGATCTTTGCTGCTGCCTTCATCGGCCTTGGCTATCTCGGCAGCATGCCGGCGGAAGGCGGGTACGTAATCGCCGCGCGGATCCTCACGGCGCTCTATTTTGGATACTTTGTTGCCCTGCCGGTGGCCGGCCTGCTTGAGCGGCCGTTGGCGCTGCCCTTATCCATCAGCGAGTCTGTGTTCGCGGGGCGGTCGATCAAAGACTGTACTTCGTTGCCGCTGGATGGGTCGGTAGAGGAGATGATCAAACCCAAGGTGTCGCAAACCGCTGGGTAA